Proteins encoded together in one Balaenoptera ricei isolate mBalRic1 chromosome 2, mBalRic1.hap2, whole genome shotgun sequence window:
- the SPESP1 gene encoding sperm equatorial segment protein 1 isoform X2, translating into MAFVRAVVSDTTSAEEDAKWLQWVTHHFETIAGEDREINLQELKRALNVKESFFAKRFFILFDSDGSGTITLQELQEAWTLLIHGSPTDKLQFLFQVHDVDVDAWVASISRLL; encoded by the exons caccacgagtgccgaGGAGGACGCCAAGTGGCTTCAGTGGGTGACACACCATTTTGAGACCATTGCGGGAGAAGACAGGGAAATCAACCTGCAAGAGCTCAAAAGAGCCCTGAACGTGAAAGAG TCCTTCTTCGCCAAGAGATTCTTCATTCTGTTTGACTCGGATGGAAGTGGCACCATCACGCTTCAGGAGCTGCAGGAGGCGTGGACCCTGCTCATCCACGGCAGCCCCACAGACAAACTCCAATTCCTCTTCCAGGTGCATGATGTTGACG TGGacgcttgggttgcttccatctctcggctattatga